Proteins from a genomic interval of Asticcacaulis sp. AND118:
- a CDS encoding VanZ family protein produces the protein MSRAQKAVLYIRVCLVLLSLAIGILVLGPFAHAEESFGLTDKEAHIIAFFSLTLMLQLAFPRVRRMDMALGVLLLGALIEVVQLFTGRSASVGDWLADLIGVSVATIPSYAETFRHFARLGVNMPRRRPADAALARVPHRVARHPVPPHTPHHPPRA, from the coding sequence ATGTCCCGTGCGCAGAAAGCCGTTCTATATATTCGCGTTTGTCTCGTTCTTTTATCCCTTGCCATCGGTATACTTGTTCTGGGGCCCTTTGCGCACGCCGAAGAATCTTTCGGCCTGACGGATAAAGAGGCGCACATTATTGCCTTCTTCAGCCTGACCCTGATGCTGCAACTGGCCTTTCCGCGTGTAAGACGTATGGATATGGCGCTGGGCGTACTGCTGTTGGGGGCTTTGATCGAAGTGGTACAACTGTTTACGGGGCGCAGCGCCAGCGTCGGCGACTGGCTGGCCGATCTGATCGGCGTATCCGTGGCCACTATTCCTTCCTATGCCGAAACCTTCCGCCACTTCGCGCGTTTGGGCGTGAACATGCCGCGCCGTCGGCCGGCGGATGCCGCGTTGGCGCGGGTTCCGCATCGGGTCGCACGTCACCCTGTGCCCCCTCATACCCCGCATCATCCGCCACGCGCCTGA